Below is a genomic region from Echinicola rosea.
TGCCACGGCTTCCACCCCTCAAATCTCCCTTTAAGCCTCGCAGTGACGATTTTATAATCGAACTGAGGTTTCTAAAAGCGTTAGATGAAAGATTTGCTATCCTATTCTCTATGAAAACAAAAAACACCTCAGCAAAAGTTGAGGTGTTTTTTGTGATATTAATTTTTTTAGCGTGGTTTAATCCATTCCCAAGAAGTCCACTTCAAAGACCAAAATAGAATTGGCGGGAATAACTCCAACTTCCTGATCTCTATACATTAAAGGAGATGGAATGACAAAAATGGCTTTGGATCCACTTCTTATTGGCTTAAATCCAAAATGAAATCCTGCTTTTGGAGATACATTTGGATTAGGATTAGCTGGATTCAATTGAAAAAGTTCAAAACTTAGAGGCCTATAGGTATCCCCATCTTCATGTAGATCATTTTCAACAGCTATTGATTCAATATTCGTATCAAATACTTCTCCATCCATAAACTTACCGACATAATTGGTATAAATGACGTCACCGTAATTTGGCTTAGATGCATCTCCTTCTTCCTGCACAATGATCACAGTGCCACTTGGGTCATGGATGCGGTAAAGGCTGTCGATCTGGGCAGTGTCCAAGTAGGCGGCGATCTTGAGGCTATCGGTTTCCATATTGCCTTCAAAATCATACTGTGGGCCAAAATCATATGGATTGTTCGGTTCACATGAAAAGGCAACTATCCCTACTATCGCAGCCATCAGGCCTATCATTAACTTTTTCATATCACTCTTCGGTCGTTATTTCTTCTTCGTTTTTGATGACGTCCTTGATTTCCAGGTCAAACATCAACACGGAATTTGCTGGAATCC
It encodes:
- a CDS encoding FKBP-type peptidyl-prolyl cis-trans isomerase codes for the protein MKKLMIGLMAAIVGIVAFSCEPNNPYDFGPQYDFEGNMETDSLKIAAYLDTAQIDSLYRIHDPSGTVIIVQEEGDASKPNYGDVIYTNYVGKFMDGEVFDTNIESIAVENDLHEDGDTYRPLSFELFQLNPANPNPNVSPKAGFHFGFKPIRSGSKAIFVIPSPLMYRDQEVGVIPANSILVFEVDFLGMD